The genomic interval AAACAGAGAATACACAATGTGGTATTCAAACAGTTTTGATTTGTGCACTGGCAACAATAAAAACCAAACAGTTCTCTAGAAATTCATCTATTTGAAGGGAGAGAGTTGAAatcaatttataaatttattaccTTTTGAGCCTGAGATGAGAATCTTCCTTTATTTCCGTCTAATCTCAGTAAATAGTCAATGTTTTCCTCTGTTTGATCTTCTGCGTCGTCCTTTGAGAGTTTACCTAGGGAATGAGAAGGAAATTTGATATAGATTACTTTTTGGCAGTCTTGGATCCTGTGACTGTAGAAGGGAATGTATCACTTCAGTTTGTTGGACAAGAGTGACCAAGGACATGACCTTGAGCAAATTTGTCTTTGTTCAATGCAACCCACCAAGGCAAGGGCTGTTGGTTTCTCAAAAGtcctttcgagatccggctttaggaatcacaaatgacttcgagttggttagaatcatgtttgatctctagagtaaggcaaacatgtcaccaaaacagaactagtatagttcgatacaggtgaaaaAGCtaacagtggaattacgaccttccttaccggttagGGTGCAGCATATAAAgagggaggcccgggttcgaatcccggtggaggctggaagttttttcactgctctggattttacaactcattaatttcaatttatatatctatatatacatacaaacatatattataatattgtcataataacatatatctTGCTATTTCTGTGATTTTTGTTCATTTCTAAATGTATCAAGTGTTCCAACCAATATGTGTCAATTTAGTTCTTCGATTTCAGTGACGTGAATTCAAAGTTGTCTGTTATTGAGGAATAATGGACACGCATAGTCGAGGTGAACCAAAATGAGATATTTATGGTAAAGGAAAAATATAATCAGTTACTTGAAGTAAAATTGATATATTAGTTTGCTGGTATGACAATGAAAGCAAAATACTTACTGAATGCTGATTTAAGTTTCATTGTTTTAACAGTTGTTTTCTGTCTTTGTGACTCTCCTTTTAGCCTCTTCAGTTGCCTTTTAACTCCAGTCTTTTTGGAACTAACATGAGCTAAGAGATCTTGGCGATTTTTTGAATGAATTTTCTTTCTTGACTTCTTCTTTGGTGATTCTGCAAGAAAAATGTGCAAATCAAACAAAGACCATAGAAATATGTTCATTGAAAAGTGCAACATGTCTTTGGTTGATAGCATCCAAGTTCAACACAGGGACTTTAAAATGATACTTGTGATTAATTGGGTCTCTTTCATGTAGTTC from Apostichopus japonicus isolate 1M-3 chromosome 19, ASM3797524v1, whole genome shotgun sequence carries:
- the LOC139960136 gene encoding active regulator of SIRT1-like, with amino-acid sequence MSSSIVRRGLELFKEDIAEESPKKKSRKKIHSKNRQDLLAHVSSKKTGVKRQLKRLKGESQRQKTTVKTMKLKSAFSKLSKDDAEDQTEENIDYLLRLDGNKGRFSSQAQKIIDHSRGKLTKDNPLPVTEAKVETSAFSEEDFANFEKDYVARRKIDNLLLDFQS